A stretch of Coccidioides posadasii str. Silveira chromosome 2, complete sequence DNA encodes these proteins:
- a CDS encoding uncharacterized protein (SECRETED:SignalP(1-24)~EggNog:ENOG410PR64~TransMembrane:1 (n8-19c24/25o145-163i)) — protein MIIRSHTLSLFLLIFLSSLPFISAATPTSFCKCTCFSNSTIIPLGPPKPHTSSNPTLGRRSIFTPSLFSHRAVPRDNAGVQPAESQGDKNKSTGGDKDDKKFRAANCNDCNRKFCLDYHLPMCKGAKEDDVVTTCFQRESNKDKAVVLIFIVATVSLLVWAALKPWAERWIQAARERRLYIPISSREDNN, from the exons ATGATAATACGAAGTCacaccctctctctcttcctcctAATATTCTTGTCCTCACTACCCTTCATCAGCGCTGCGA CTCCAACCTCCTTTTGCAAATGTACCTGTTTTTCCAATAGCACCATCATCCCACTTGGCCCGCCCAAGCCTCATACCTCCTCAAATCCCACACTAGGTAGACGCTCGATATTCACCCCATCTCTGTTCTCCCACCGTGCCGTCCCCCGGGACAACGCAGGTGTCCAACCAGCGGAGTCTCAGGGCGATAAGAACAAGAGTACCGGCGGTGATAAGGACGACAAGAAGTTCCGCGCGGCCAATTGTAATGACTGCAATCGTAAATTTTGTCTGGACTATCACCTTCCGATGTGCAAGGGTGCGAAGGAGGATGATGTTGTAACAACTTGTTTCC AACGAGAATCTAATAAAGACAAAGCCGTTGTGCTGATATTCATTGTCGCTACCGTGTCATTATTGGTTTGGGCTGCATTGAAACCTTGGGCGGAAAGGTGGATTCAG GCCGCTCGTGAAAGGCGACTATACATTCCTATCTCATCTCGCGAGGATAATAACTAA